In one Candidatus Nealsonbacteria bacterium genomic region, the following are encoded:
- a CDS encoding 7-cyano-7-deazaguanine synthase, with amino-acid sequence MKKPKALILFSGGLDSILAAKILMEQGIKITALFFKSHFFDSKQAEKAAQNLGIRLKVVDISKEHLQMVKSPKYGYGSAMNPCLDCHILMLKKAKEIMMKEKVDFVATGEVLGERPFSQNKVALGIIERESSLKDYLLRPLSAKKLESTIPEKKGLVNRQKLLDISGRSRKKQLKLVKKWKIKWYPTPAGGCLLTDLEFGKRLKELFQKYPKCNGVDVELLKYGRHFWENKIKIIVGREHKENLRIKKLAKKEDVLIEMKNYSGPTTLICDYGKKIKIPKRVLEKAKSLTQYYSTKARDKKDVNF; translated from the coding sequence ATGAAAAAACCTAAGGCTTTAATTTTATTTTCTGGTGGTTTGGATTCAATTTTGGCAGCCAAAATTTTAATGGAGCAAGGAATAAAAATCACAGCCCTCTTTTTCAAAAGTCATTTTTTTGATTCAAAACAGGCTGAAAAAGCAGCCCAGAATCTGGGAATAAGATTGAAAGTTGTTGATATTTCAAAAGAACATCTTCAGATGGTCAAGTCTCCAAAATATGGCTATGGTTCAGCAATGAACCCCTGTTTAGATTGCCATATTTTGATGTTAAAGAAAGCCAAAGAAATTATGATGAAAGAAAAAGTTGATTTTGTGGCTACCGGTGAGGTTTTAGGGGAGAGACCGTTTTCTCAAAATAAAGTTGCTTTAGGAATAATTGAAAGAGAATCTTCTCTAAAAGATTATTTATTGAGACCCCTTTCAGCCAAGAAATTGGAGTCAACCATTCCTGAAAAAAAAGGTTTGGTCAATCGTCAAAAGCTTTTAGATATTTCTGGTCGTTCCAGAAAAAAACAACTAAAATTAGTTAAAAAATGGAAGATTAAATGGTATCCTACTCCAGCTGGAGGTTGCCTTTTAACTGATTTGGAATTTGGAAAAAGATTAAAAGAGTTATTTCAAAAATATCCCAAATGCAATGGGGTAGACGTTGAACTTTTAAAGTATGGCCGTCATTTTTGGGAAAACAAGATTAAAATAATTGTTGGAAGAGAGCATAAAGAAAATCTCAGAATAAAAAAATTAGCTAAAAAAGAAGATGTTTTAATTGAAATGAAAAATTATTCTGGGCCGACAACTTTAATTTGTGACTATGGCAAAAAAATAAAAATCCCAAAAAGAGTATTAGAAAAAGCTAAGTCTTTGACTCAATATTACTCAACCAAGGCTCGAGATAAAAAAGATGTTAATTTTTAG
- a CDS encoding SDR family oxidoreductase, with translation MELKNKVAIITGARRGMGRTHALLLAKEGAKVVVSDISLEDCQKVVKEIKEQGGEAIAVKCNVVKKEEVEDMVKKTIKAFGKIDILVNNAGILQFKPFLELTEEDWDRTLGINLKGYFLCAQACAKEMVKQKSGVIVNVASIAMGGMGVGFPNIVHYSASKGGIVAMTEALALEMAPYNIRVNAVAPGAIDTPMTASTKQDPKSMEGTLARIPMHRMGRPEEISKAVLFLASENSSYITGSVIIVDGGWLAT, from the coding sequence ATGGAATTAAAAAATAAAGTAGCAATTATTACAGGGGCTCGAAGGGGAATGGGAAGAACTCATGCTTTACTTTTAGCTAAAGAAGGAGCTAAAGTTGTAGTTTCAGATATTTCTCTTGAAGATTGTCAAAAGGTAGTTAAAGAGATTAAAGAACAAGGAGGAGAGGCAATAGCAGTAAAGTGTAATGTAGTAAAAAAAGAAGAGGTTGAGGATATGGTTAAAAAGACAATAAAAGCTTTTGGAAAAATAGATATTTTAGTTAACAATGCAGGAATCTTACAGTTTAAACCTTTTTTGGAATTAACAGAAGAAGATTGGGATAGAACGTTAGGAATTAATCTAAAAGGTTATTTTTTATGTGCCCAAGCTTGTGCCAAAGAAATGGTAAAGCAAAAATCAGGGGTAATTGTTAATGTAGCCTCCATAGCAATGGGGGGTATGGGAGTTGGTTTTCCGAATATTGTTCATTATTCTGCTTCAAAAGGGGGAATAGTAGCAATGACCGAAGCTTTAGCTTTGGAAATGGCTCCTTACAACATTAGAGTTAATGCTGTAGCTCCGGGAGCTATTGATACTCCAATGACAGCTTCAACAAAACAAGACCCCAAATCTATGGAAGGAACATTAGCCAGGATTCCAATGCACAGAATGGGAAGGCCGGAAGAGATTTCAAAGGCAGTTTTGTTTTTAGCTTCAGAGAACTCTTCTTATATAACAGGTTCAGTAATAATTGTTGATGGAGGCTGGCTTGCTACATAA
- a CDS encoding DUF1858 domain-containing protein: MKDKITQNTTLADVLKHPKAEKILVKYNLPCLGCPFAKLEMENLKIGDICKMYGIDADSLIKELNRVYRK; this comes from the coding sequence ATGAAAGATAAAATTACCCAAAACACCACTTTAGCTGATGTTTTAAAACATCCAAAAGCTGAAAAGATTTTGGTAAAGTATAATTTACCATGTTTGGGTTGTCCTTTTGCTAAATTGGAGATGGAGAACCTAAAAATAGGAGATATCTGTAAGATGTATGGAATTGATGCTGATAGTCTAATAAAGGAATTAAATAGGGTTTACAGAAAATAA
- a CDS encoding glutathione S-transferase N-terminal domain-containing protein: MTKVRVFSTPVCPFCITLKEFLKQHNVEFEEIDVAKDEKGREEMITKSGQMGVPVIEIDGEIVVGFNKEKITELLNIEE, from the coding sequence ATGACAAAAGTTCGTGTTTTTAGTACTCCAGTTTGTCCTTTTTGCATAACTTTAAAAGAATTCTTAAAACAGCATAATGTTGAGTTTGAAGAGATTGATGTTGCAAAAGACGAAAAGGGAAGAGAGGAAATGATTACAAAATCTGGACAGATGGGAGTGCCGGTAATAGAAATTGATGGTGAAATTGTGGTAGGATTCAATAAAGAAAAGATTACTGAGTTATTAAATATAGAAGAATAG
- the gap gene encoding type I glyceraldehyde-3-phosphate dehydrogenase, with protein MIKIAINGFGRIGRGVFRELLEKKSVLKVVAVNDLTDTKTLSYLLRYDSVYGIYKKPIKYTEDELLINGVREGDRIKVLAEKDPGRLPWRDLEIDIVLECTGRFRKYEDAKKHLIAGAKKVIISAPSRNPDKIPSFILGVNEDKFNPKDHDIIDMASCTTNCLAPVVKVLNDNFKIVKGIMTTIHSYTTDQKLLDLPHTKDLRRGRAAALNIVPTTTGAAKAIGKVIPEMEGKLDGIALRVPTPTVSVIDLACEVEKKTTVQEVNNVFKKASQEKRLKGILGIEDAPLVSSDYIGNSFSAVVDALSTKVIDNFIKIIAWYDNEHGYSCRLADFTKFVGEKL; from the coding sequence ATGATTAAAATTGCCATAAATGGTTTTGGTCGGATTGGCAGAGGTGTTTTCCGTGAACTTCTGGAAAAGAAATCTGTCTTAAAGGTGGTAGCCGTTAACGATTTAACCGATACTAAGACCCTGAGCTATCTTTTAAGGTACGATTCTGTTTATGGGATTTATAAAAAACCCATTAAATATACCGAGGATGAACTTCTAATTAATGGAGTTCGTGAAGGAGATAGGATAAAGGTTTTGGCGGAAAAGGATCCGGGGAGATTGCCCTGGCGAGATTTAGAAATTGATATAGTTTTGGAGTGTACGGGCCGTTTCAGGAAATATGAAGATGCAAAAAAACACTTGATAGCTGGGGCAAAAAAAGTAATAATTTCAGCTCCCTCCAGAAATCCTGATAAAATTCCCTCTTTTATCTTAGGGGTTAATGAGGATAAATTTAATCCGAAGGACCATGACATTATTGATATGGCTTCTTGTACCACGAACTGTTTAGCCCCTGTCGTAAAGGTGCTGAACGATAACTTCAAGATTGTAAAAGGAATTATGACCACTATTCATTCTTATACCACCGACCAGAAACTTTTAGATTTGCCTCATACTAAAGATTTGAGGCGAGGCAGGGCGGCCGCCTTAAACATTGTTCCCACCACTACCGGGGCGGCAAAAGCAATAGGTAAGGTCATACCAGAAATGGAAGGAAAATTAGATGGCATAGCTTTGAGAGTACCGACTCCCACCGTGTCTGTTATTGATTTAGCTTGTGAGGTTGAAAAAAAGACAACTGTTCAAGAAGTAAACAATGTCTTTAAAAAAGCTTCTCAAGAAAAAAGATTAAAGGGAATTTTGGGAATAGAAGATGCTCCTTTGGTTTCTTCAGATTACATAGGAAATTCTTTTTCAGCCGTTGTTGACGCCCTTTCAACAAAGGTAATAGATAATTTTATAAAAATTATAGCCTGGTATGATAATGAACACGGATATTCTTGCAGATTAGCAGATTTTACCAAGTTTGTGGGGGAAAAACTTTAA